From the genome of Geoglobus ahangari, one region includes:
- a CDS encoding polyprenyl synthetase family protein: MISDVIREKAEIVNREIERILTVNEPEGLYRATRHYLKAGGKRLRPVITLIAAEALGRDSRKVLHAGIAIETIHNFTLIHDDIMDEDEMRRGVKTVHTLYGIPTAILAGDTLYAEAFEILAKSDAEPSNVVRAVSKLARVCVEICEGQYMDMSFEERNDVSESEYIEMVRKKTGVLIGISASIPAILFGESREVEEALWNYGIYSGIGFQIHDDLLDITGKDKIGKDWGSDIVEGKKTLIVIKAFEQGVELETFGKGKASREELERDIRKLVDCGAVDYARNKAREYIELAKSQLDVLDDTPAKSHLLELADYLIERDY, encoded by the coding sequence ATGATTTCTGACGTCATAAGGGAGAAGGCTGAAATTGTCAACAGGGAGATTGAGAGGATTCTCACCGTAAACGAGCCTGAGGGTCTTTACAGGGCCACGAGGCACTACCTGAAGGCAGGAGGGAAGAGGCTCAGGCCTGTAATAACGCTGATAGCCGCAGAGGCGCTCGGAAGGGACAGCAGGAAAGTCCTGCATGCAGGAATCGCAATAGAGACGATCCACAACTTCACCCTGATACACGACGACATAATGGACGAGGACGAGATGAGGAGGGGAGTTAAGACCGTCCACACCCTCTACGGCATTCCAACGGCAATTCTTGCCGGAGATACGCTCTATGCAGAGGCCTTTGAGATTCTGGCAAAGAGCGATGCGGAGCCAAGCAACGTCGTCAGGGCGGTGAGCAAGCTGGCGAGGGTTTGCGTGGAGATATGCGAGGGGCAGTACATGGACATGAGCTTTGAGGAGAGAAATGATGTGAGCGAGAGCGAGTACATAGAGATGGTCAGGAAGAAGACGGGGGTGCTCATAGGCATATCAGCCTCAATTCCGGCAATACTCTTCGGTGAGAGCAGGGAGGTGGAAGAGGCCCTGTGGAACTACGGCATCTACTCGGGAATAGGCTTTCAGATTCACGATGACCTGCTCGACATAACCGGAAAGGACAAGATCGGGAAGGACTGGGGAAGCGACATTGTTGAGGGGAAGAAGACGCTGATAGTCATCAAGGCGTTCGAGCAGGGGGTCGAGCTCGAGACGTTCGGAAAGGGGAAGGCGAGCAGGGAGGAGCTCGAAAGGGACATAAGGAAGCTCGTGGACTGCGGGGCTGTTGATTACGCGAGGAACAAGGCGAGGGAGTACATAGAGCTCGCTAAGTCTCAGCTTGACGTGCTCGATGACACTCCGGCAAAGTCCCACCTTCTTGAGCTTGCTGACTACCTCATTGAGAGGGATTACTGA